Proteins found in one Melospiza melodia melodia isolate bMelMel2 chromosome 13, bMelMel2.pri, whole genome shotgun sequence genomic segment:
- the NDRG4 gene encoding protein NDRG4 isoform X3: MPECWDGEHDIETPYGLLHVVIRGSPKGNRPAILTYHDVGLNHKLCFNTFFNYEDMQEITKHFVVCHVDAPGQQAGASQFPQGYQYPSMDQLAAMLPSVVQHFGFKYVIGIGVGAGAYVLAKFALIFPDLVEGLVLMNIDPNGKGWIDWAAAKLSGLTSTLPDIVLSHLFSQEELMNNTELVQSYRQQIGSVVNQFNLQLFLNMYNGRRDLDINRPGTVPNAKTLRCPVMLVVGDNAPAEEGVVECNSKLDPTNTTFLKMADSGGLPQVTQPGKLTEAFKYFLQGMGYITHLKDRRLSGGTVPSASMTRLARSRTASLTSASSVDGTRPRACTHSESTEAMGQINHTMEVSC; the protein is encoded by the exons ATGCCGGAGTGCTGGGATGGG GAACACGACATTGAGACCCCCTACGGGCTGCTGCACGTGGTGATCCGGGGCTCTCCCAAGGGGAACCGCCCGGCCATCCTGACCTACCATGATGTGGGCCTCAACC ACAAGCTTTGTTTCAACACCTTCTTCAACTACGAGGACATGCAGGAGATCACGAAGCACTTTGTGGTGTGCCACGTGGATGCACCAGGACAGCAGGCAGGAGCCTCACAGTTCCCTCAGGG GTACCAGTATCCATCCATGGACCAGCTGGCTGCCATGTTACCCAGCGTGGTGCAGCATTTTGG GTTCAAGTATGTGATCGGGATCGGTGTTGGGGCAGGAGCCTACGTGCTGGCCAAGTTTGCG CTCATCTTCCCTGACCTGGTTGAAGGGCTGGTCCTGATGAACATCGACCCCAACGGCAAAGGCTGGATTGACTGGGCAGCTGCCAAG ctctctggcctcaCCAGCACGCTGCCAGACATTGTCCTGTCCCATCTGTTCAGCCAG gaggagctgaTGAACAACACGGAGCTGGTGCAGAGTTACCGGCAGCAGATCGGCAGCGTGGTGAACCAGTTCAACCTCCAGCTCTTCCTCAACATGTACAATGG CCGCAGGGACCTGGACATCAACCGGCCTGGGACCGTGCCCAATGCCAAGACGCTGCG CTGCCCCGTGATGCTGGTGGTCGGAGACAATGCGCCTGCTGAGGAGGGGGTG GTGGAGTGCAACTCCAAGCTGGATCCCACCAACACCACATTCCTGAAG ATGGCTGACTCTGGTGGGCTGCCCCAGGTCACACAG CcaggcaagctgaccgaagccTTCAAGTACTTCCTGCAAGGCATGGGCTACA TCACCCACCTGAAGGATCGGAGGCTGAGTGGAGGCACAG TGCCATCTGCCAGCATGACCCGCCTGGCACGCTCCCGCACGGCCTCCCTCACCAGCGCCAGCTCCGTGGATGGCACCCGCCCGCGCGCCTGCACCCACTCGGAGAGCACCGAGGCCATGGGGCAGATCAACCACACCATGGAGGTTTCGTGCTGa
- the NDRG4 gene encoding protein NDRG4 isoform X4, translating to MPECWDGEHDIETPYGLLHVVIRGSPKGNRPAILTYHDVGLNHKLCFNTFFNYEDMQEITKHFVVCHVDAPGQQAGASQFPQGYQYPSMDQLAAMLPSVVQHFGFKYVIGIGVGAGAYVLAKFALIFPDLVEGLVLMNIDPNGKGWIDWAAAKLSGLTSTLPDIVLSHLFSQEELMNNTELVQSYRQQIGSVVNQFNLQLFLNMYNGRRDLDINRPGTVPNAKTLRCPVMLVVGDNAPAEEGVVECNSKLDPTNTTFLKMADSGGLPQVTQPGKLTEAFKYFLQGMGYMPSASMTRLARSRTASLTSASSVDGTRPRACTHSESTEAMGQINHTMEVSC from the exons ATGCCGGAGTGCTGGGATGGG GAACACGACATTGAGACCCCCTACGGGCTGCTGCACGTGGTGATCCGGGGCTCTCCCAAGGGGAACCGCCCGGCCATCCTGACCTACCATGATGTGGGCCTCAACC ACAAGCTTTGTTTCAACACCTTCTTCAACTACGAGGACATGCAGGAGATCACGAAGCACTTTGTGGTGTGCCACGTGGATGCACCAGGACAGCAGGCAGGAGCCTCACAGTTCCCTCAGGG GTACCAGTATCCATCCATGGACCAGCTGGCTGCCATGTTACCCAGCGTGGTGCAGCATTTTGG GTTCAAGTATGTGATCGGGATCGGTGTTGGGGCAGGAGCCTACGTGCTGGCCAAGTTTGCG CTCATCTTCCCTGACCTGGTTGAAGGGCTGGTCCTGATGAACATCGACCCCAACGGCAAAGGCTGGATTGACTGGGCAGCTGCCAAG ctctctggcctcaCCAGCACGCTGCCAGACATTGTCCTGTCCCATCTGTTCAGCCAG gaggagctgaTGAACAACACGGAGCTGGTGCAGAGTTACCGGCAGCAGATCGGCAGCGTGGTGAACCAGTTCAACCTCCAGCTCTTCCTCAACATGTACAATGG CCGCAGGGACCTGGACATCAACCGGCCTGGGACCGTGCCCAATGCCAAGACGCTGCG CTGCCCCGTGATGCTGGTGGTCGGAGACAATGCGCCTGCTGAGGAGGGGGTG GTGGAGTGCAACTCCAAGCTGGATCCCACCAACACCACATTCCTGAAG ATGGCTGACTCTGGTGGGCTGCCCCAGGTCACACAG CcaggcaagctgaccgaagccTTCAAGTACTTCCTGCAAGGCATGGGCTACA TGCCATCTGCCAGCATGACCCGCCTGGCACGCTCCCGCACGGCCTCCCTCACCAGCGCCAGCTCCGTGGATGGCACCCGCCCGCGCGCCTGCACCCACTCGGAGAGCACCGAGGCCATGGGGCAGATCAACCACACCATGGAGGTTTCGTGCTGa